A single Endozoicomonas sp. NE40 DNA region contains:
- a CDS encoding PAN domain-containing protein: MNQSGLTALLAVLFLSSSLAFAVPLDRFTVTANAAISGHNIEQLSNVSPDQCAASCLDSSRSQWCVSFDYYKGSNKCDLSNKNAQGVGGLKTNYPGNPYDHYSLISNPIDSFIQTPNAAIYGHNNEHLTQVTPEQCAEACTGANRSYWCQSFDYYKEAKACDLSDKRATDVGDLKTDYPNNPYNHYSRISGEAPANPIPGNKHVLLIGLDGLRGDSIQCNSCAETPNMDALIEGGAFHDNVLAGGQQVTVSGPGWASVFTGYWDDDHGITSNSTSLKLGKPHVFDLIRQSYPTATSAVVADWVNLTTNLLPENVDYVYGNNNKDSQQATDKVIEWLSWEHAPSAIFYYLHNIDIHTSSYDPDSAYYQAAIEKEDQQIGQVLNALSSRPNYASEEWLIVVTSDHGGLGSGHGGQSAEERNTFVILNNNYSNPAVPAYCLGNLNNQGMTQVDSAAPHIIDFLGLDYQTAGSRHPACGY; the protein is encoded by the coding sequence ATGAATCAATCTGGACTGACTGCACTTCTTGCAGTACTTTTTCTATCCAGCTCTCTGGCTTTCGCTGTACCTCTGGATCGGTTTACTGTTACAGCGAATGCCGCTATATCCGGACATAACATTGAACAGCTGTCGAATGTTTCCCCGGATCAGTGTGCAGCGAGTTGTCTGGACTCATCCCGCTCTCAGTGGTGTGTGTCGTTTGATTATTATAAAGGTAGTAACAAGTGCGACCTGAGCAATAAAAATGCACAGGGTGTGGGAGGGCTTAAAACCAATTATCCCGGTAACCCTTATGATCATTATTCTCTGATCAGCAACCCGATTGATAGTTTTATCCAGACACCGAATGCGGCCATTTATGGTCATAACAATGAGCACCTGACGCAGGTGACTCCGGAACAGTGTGCTGAAGCCTGTACGGGAGCCAACCGGTCCTACTGGTGTCAGTCGTTTGATTACTATAAAGAGGCTAAAGCCTGTGACCTCAGTGATAAAAGGGCCACAGATGTCGGAGACCTGAAAACAGATTACCCCAATAACCCGTATAACCATTACAGCAGAATCAGTGGCGAGGCTCCGGCTAATCCGATTCCTGGTAACAAGCATGTGCTGTTGATTGGTCTTGACGGACTGCGTGGTGACAGCATTCAGTGTAACAGCTGCGCTGAAACCCCAAACATGGATGCCCTGATCGAAGGCGGTGCGTTTCATGATAATGTTCTGGCGGGAGGTCAGCAGGTGACGGTCAGTGGACCTGGTTGGGCCAGCGTTTTTACCGGCTACTGGGATGATGATCATGGTATCACCTCAAACAGCACCAGCCTGAAGCTTGGAAAACCTCATGTGTTCGACCTGATCAGACAAAGTTATCCGACAGCAACCAGTGCCGTGGTAGCAGACTGGGTTAACCTGACGACGAATTTACTGCCGGAAAATGTCGACTATGTTTACGGCAACAATAATAAGGATTCGCAACAGGCAACGGACAAGGTGATTGAATGGTTGAGCTGGGAGCATGCGCCTTCAGCCATTTTTTACTATCTTCATAACATTGATATTCACACCAGCAGCTATGACCCTGACAGTGCCTATTATCAAGCAGCCATAGAGAAGGAAGACCAGCAAATTGGTCAGGTGCTTAACGCCCTCAGCAGTCGTCCGAATTATGCCAGTGAAGAATGGTTAATTGTTGTGACATCGGATCATGGCGGGCTGGGTAGCGGGCATGGAGGTCAGAGCGCAGAGGAACGAAATACCTTTGTTATTTTGAACAACAACTACAGTAACCCTGCTGTACCGGCTTATTGTCTGGGTAACCTGAACAATCAGGGTATGACTCAGGTTGATAGTGCAGCTCCCCATATTATTGATTTTCTGGGATTGGATTATCAGACCGCTGGGAGCAGGCATCCTGCCTGCGGTTACTGA
- a CDS encoding class I SAM-dependent methyltransferase, which produces MSFSLYIDCSGLVEGLEKHRCLTNLHETISRSETVTDTRSLSKGSLILGFVDDVLCLRRAGDKEKPVFVDFVGGKAGHRRKFGGGKGQDIAKAVGLNKGVTPHVLDGTGGLGRDAFVLASLGCTVTLIERSPVIAALLQDGIDRARLSPETVGIASRMELINEDSRLAMQTMATDGQQFDVVYLDPMFPHREKSALVKKEMRIFQDLLSGDPDADELLAPAEALAEYRVVVKRPRLAPDLAGKEPTYRLEGKACRYDIHAFKAFSSDQ; this is translated from the coding sequence ATGTCCTTTTCTCTTTATATTGATTGTTCCGGCCTGGTTGAAGGGCTGGAAAAACATCGTTGTCTGACAAACCTGCATGAAACAATCTCACGTTCTGAAACGGTGACAGATACCAGAAGCTTATCGAAAGGCTCATTAATCCTCGGTTTTGTGGATGATGTACTCTGCCTGCGTCGTGCCGGAGATAAGGAAAAACCAGTATTTGTTGACTTTGTTGGCGGTAAGGCAGGACATCGCCGCAAGTTTGGTGGTGGTAAAGGGCAGGATATCGCCAAAGCGGTGGGTTTGAATAAAGGCGTGACCCCTCATGTGCTTGATGGTACTGGCGGGCTGGGACGTGATGCCTTTGTGTTGGCCAGTCTGGGGTGTACAGTCACCCTGATTGAGCGTTCACCGGTGATTGCAGCCCTGCTGCAGGATGGTATTGACCGGGCAAGGCTGTCCCCGGAGACAGTCGGTATTGCCAGTCGTATGGAACTGATCAATGAAGACAGTCGTCTGGCGATGCAGACCATGGCGACCGATGGTCAACAGTTTGATGTCGTTTATCTTGACCCTATGTTTCCACACCGTGAAAAGTCGGCACTGGTGAAAAAAGAGATGCGCATTTTTCAGGATCTGTTGAGTGGCGATCCTGATGCCGATGAACTGCTGGCACCGGCAGAAGCCCTGGCTGAATACCGGGTGGTGGTCAAGCGCCCAAGGCTGGCTCCTGACCTGGCGGGTAAAGAGCCGACCTACCGCCTGGAAGGCAAGGCATGCCGCTATGATATCCACGCTTTTAAAGCGTTTAGTAGCGATCAATAA
- a CDS encoding undecaprenyl-diphosphate phosphatase has translation MDFLQIIVLALIQGITEFLPVSSSGHLILPAQLLGWSDQGLAFDVAVHIGTLAAVIGYFRNDILKIAIDWLGSLVGRGSTFNSRLGWYLIFATIPAVAFGFALKAIGLDEAMRTIGVIAGTTLIFGALLGWADLKGKRIQPLEKLTFRQAMIIGFAQAIALIPGTSRSGITMTAGLMLGLTREAAARFSFLLSIPVILGAGSLLTLDLVKDAAPVDWSVLLSGAVVAAVSAWVCIHYFLAFINRIGLMPFVIYRFCLGVVLLWVMLG, from the coding sequence ATGGACTTTCTGCAGATTATTGTTCTTGCTCTGATACAGGGCATTACCGAATTCCTGCCGGTGTCCAGCTCGGGGCATCTTATTCTTCCGGCACAGCTGTTAGGCTGGAGTGATCAGGGGCTGGCGTTTGATGTGGCGGTACATATCGGTACGCTAGCTGCTGTCATTGGCTATTTCCGAAACGATATCCTCAAAATAGCCATAGACTGGCTCGGTTCGCTGGTGGGCAGAGGTTCAACCTTTAACAGCCGATTGGGGTGGTACCTGATTTTTGCCACCATTCCCGCTGTGGCGTTTGGCTTTGCCCTGAAAGCCATCGGGCTTGATGAAGCCATGCGGACGATTGGTGTCATTGCCGGAACCACTTTGATCTTTGGTGCGCTGCTGGGCTGGGCAGACCTTAAAGGCAAGCGTATTCAGCCTCTGGAAAAGCTGACATTCAGGCAGGCGATGATCATAGGTTTTGCCCAGGCCATTGCCCTGATTCCGGGGACTTCCCGTTCCGGTATCACCATGACCGCCGGTTTAATGCTGGGATTGACCAGAGAGGCTGCCGCCCGCTTTTCTTTTCTGCTATCCATTCCGGTCATCCTTGGGGCGGGTTCTCTGCTCACTCTGGATCTGGTTAAGGATGCCGCTCCGGTTGACTGGTCAGTACTGTTGAGTGGTGCAGTGGTTGCGGCGGTCAGTGCCTGGGTCTGTATTCATTACTTTCTTGCATTTATTAACCGTATCGGGCTGATGCCGTTTGTTATTTACCGGTTCTGTCTGGGGGTGGTGCTGCTTTGGGTGATGCTGGGTTAA
- a CDS encoding C1 family peptidase: protein MKIWSASVLCFFTLFISQVYSAPVKDSSILDLKYYSDQNADLFYALFLERYKDESEKPERNTANYQKRKANFIENVNYALIYNAERKTSGKDETANINAFFDLSFDDFKNSNLGHKQLKSSEKKNTLANLSKTLIGTPYKHSNKVIPDALDWRKKGAVTAVKNQKQCGSCWTFGSIGALEGYYKIQGNPLTSLSEQFIGACNGVRPICEGGTSLVVYSFVVRNNFTLCTEESYPYSSGSGVDKACSTDHVNDCKKIKIPDGMKVRSIEPGNDKALMEALQDGPISVAIKASLKSFMLYKGGVYDDSQCLQNRTDSLDHEVLLVGYGTDNNIPYWIVKNSWGEQWGEDGYIRMRRGKTGSSDDQYNDMCGISLDAFQPVSLNR, encoded by the coding sequence ATGAAAATATGGTCAGCTTCGGTTTTATGCTTTTTTACACTGTTTATTTCACAAGTGTATTCAGCACCCGTTAAAGATTCCTCCATCCTTGATCTGAAATATTACTCTGATCAAAACGCGGATTTATTTTACGCACTGTTTCTGGAGAGATATAAAGATGAATCAGAAAAACCTGAACGTAACACTGCCAATTATCAAAAACGCAAAGCCAATTTCATTGAAAATGTGAATTATGCTTTGATTTACAACGCTGAAAGAAAAACTTCAGGAAAAGATGAAACAGCAAATATAAATGCTTTTTTTGATCTCAGTTTTGATGACTTTAAAAACAGCAACCTTGGCCATAAGCAGCTAAAGAGCAGTGAGAAAAAAAATACATTAGCAAACCTTTCTAAAACGCTTATTGGCACACCTTATAAACATTCTAATAAGGTAATACCCGATGCCTTAGACTGGAGGAAAAAGGGAGCTGTAACTGCTGTTAAAAACCAGAAACAGTGTGGCAGTTGCTGGACTTTTGGCTCCATAGGAGCGCTGGAAGGCTATTACAAGATTCAGGGAAATCCCCTGACCTCCCTTAGCGAGCAGTTTATTGGTGCCTGCAACGGAGTAAGGCCTATTTGTGAGGGAGGGACTTCGCTGGTTGTTTATTCTTTCGTGGTCCGAAACAATTTCACGCTTTGCACAGAAGAAAGCTATCCATATAGTTCAGGCTCTGGAGTCGATAAAGCCTGTTCCACTGATCATGTGAATGATTGCAAGAAGATTAAAATTCCAGATGGGATGAAAGTCCGGTCTATAGAACCAGGAAATGATAAGGCGCTGATGGAAGCGTTGCAGGACGGTCCTATATCGGTTGCCATAAAGGCATCACTCAAAAGCTTCATGCTGTATAAAGGGGGGGTTTATGACGATAGTCAGTGCCTACAGAACAGGACAGACTCTCTGGATCATGAGGTCCTGTTAGTGGGTTATGGAACTGACAACAACATCCCTTACTGGATAGTAAAAAACAGCTGGGGAGAGCAGTGGGGAGAAGATGGTTACATCAGAATGAGAAGAGGGAAAACAGGCTCGTCAGACGACCAGTATAATGATATGTGTGGCATTTCACTGGATGCTTTCCAGCCTGTATCCCTGAACAGATAA
- the tsaB gene encoding tRNA (adenosine(37)-N6)-threonylcarbamoyltransferase complex dimerization subunit type 1 TsaB has protein sequence MKLLALDTATEACSVALNLDGEIIENFQMLPRRHSRELLSMVEQILGDAGLTLSQIDALAFGRGPGAFTGLRVATAMVQGLAFAVDKPVIGISTLAALAQEGLRRFGATSVLSSIDARMNEVYWGAFREQDGLMQPVQDEVVIAPEKVMVPEGDDQWLGMGTGWAFREKTAASVLDCHTDSYPRAGDIAILAADHYGNGHAVSAEQAMPVYLRDKVALKKSER, from the coding sequence ATGAAGTTACTGGCGCTGGATACTGCCACCGAGGCCTGCTCTGTCGCATTGAACCTTGATGGTGAAATAATTGAAAACTTTCAGATGCTGCCTCGTCGTCACAGCCGTGAACTGCTGTCGATGGTTGAGCAGATTCTGGGGGATGCAGGTCTCACATTAAGCCAGATTGATGCCCTGGCTTTTGGTCGGGGACCGGGAGCATTTACTGGTTTACGGGTTGCAACCGCCATGGTGCAGGGACTGGCATTTGCTGTGGATAAGCCGGTGATCGGTATTTCCACACTGGCGGCGCTGGCGCAGGAAGGACTGCGTCGTTTCGGAGCAACATCCGTGCTGTCATCCATTGATGCCCGCATGAATGAGGTTTACTGGGGAGCGTTCAGGGAACAGGATGGCTTAATGCAGCCGGTTCAGGATGAAGTGGTCATTGCTCCGGAAAAAGTGATGGTGCCAGAAGGTGATGACCAGTGGCTGGGCATGGGTACTGGCTGGGCTTTTCGTGAGAAAACAGCCGCGTCGGTACTGGATTGCCATACTGACAGCTACCCGCGTGCCGGAGACATTGCGATATTAGCGGCTGATCATTATGGCAACGGGCACGCTGTTTCAGCGGAACAGGCGATGCCCGTTTACCTGCGAGACAAGGTTGCACTCAAGAAGAGTGAACGATAG
- the adk gene encoding adenylate kinase, with protein MRVILLGAPGAGKGTQAQFIMEEFGIPQISTGDMLRAAIKNGTELGKKVKEVMDSGSLVSDDIIIALVKERIAEADCAGGFLFDGFPRTIPQAEALRDAGVEIDHVVEIAVEDEEIVQRMGGRRVHPGSGRTYHVVYNPPKVEGKDDVTGEDLIQRKDDVEETVRHRLGVYHEQTAPLVDFYKNIEGDTRYTCVEGVGSVDDIKGKVLVALKPVAA; from the coding sequence ATGCGAGTGATTCTGTTGGGTGCCCCGGGCGCAGGTAAAGGTACACAAGCCCAGTTCATCATGGAAGAATTCGGTATTCCCCAGATTTCTACTGGCGATATGCTGCGTGCCGCGATCAAGAATGGCACCGAACTGGGCAAAAAAGTGAAAGAAGTCATGGATTCCGGTTCTCTGGTTTCTGACGACATCATTATTGCCCTGGTGAAAGAGCGTATTGCTGAAGCGGATTGCGCTGGTGGTTTCCTGTTTGACGGTTTCCCTCGTACCATTCCTCAGGCAGAAGCGCTGCGCGATGCCGGTGTTGAAATTGACCACGTGGTTGAAATTGCCGTTGAAGACGAAGAAATTGTTCAGCGCATGGGTGGTCGTCGCGTACATCCCGGCAGCGGTCGTACATACCACGTCGTTTACAACCCGCCAAAGGTTGAAGGTAAGGATGACGTAACCGGCGAAGACCTGATTCAGCGTAAAGACGATGTAGAAGAAACCGTACGTCACCGTCTGGGTGTATACCACGAACAGACTGCTCCGCTGGTGGACTTCTACAAGAACATTGAAGGTGACACCCGCTACACCTGTGTAGAAGGTGTTGGCAGCGTTGATGACATAAAAGGCAAAGTGCTGGTTGCGCTGAAGCCGGTGGCTGCATAA